The window tggaattttacctttaataaaagaaatgcttttaaaatgtattttttgacttttgaattttcttttcaatttttgaaagaagaatcaaaatatttttggattctgaattttcttttcaattttgaaaaagactcaaaatattttcggatttgttttttatttatttattttatattatattattttttgaaaacaattagaaagacttcctAGAGAAGccaataatggagaaaatatttttggattattttaattttgtcattttcataaacaaataaataacacatattttaaaaacaagactcttttttttcatttttatggcaagacaaacaattttcttttctattaatgctttttttttttaataaaacaaactaataagacatatattttttattttatattctcaaaatttcggcagagtttcgacactacttggacatttgtttttttttctttctaaaaataagtagttatatctctacactgccatttcctcatcttttcacgattttctaatttgtggaaaatgatgacaacatacaaaatcttttgaattttcatgccttgtttttatatgtatttttatttttttatatttattgttattttcaaaatgtggcatgggaaacataaggatttccaagacatcttggatttcgcaaatgttccccatgcgctttttccaacatatgaagtgggggacatatgggaattccaagacttcttggattccacaaatgttccccatgtgttttcccaaaaagcaagcgtgggggacatagggaattccaaggcttcttggattccacaaatgttccccatgctttgattaaaataatatcatgctggaaatgaccaaatgacccattcgcccttgactgaatacaacatgtagcacataggatgccataagatggtctattattttcaggttgcttgtcctagacggacccaacccctgtgttgagtcccctaagtcaaatgcacatgatgcaaataaacgttcctactagggatccggcatgtggctttgttatactaggttcaaaaacctgggtcggtgttctagacagtgtacccgagcggacaactcgagctgaggaaggagctccttttcgggaaccaaaaggccagccggcttagaaactttccgagcctcttttatttagggtatgacactaacagaatagggagtctcaaccagtaagcacatccccggaggtaagaagagaaaggtttcggcacagtttatatacagttcaaataatatcaaagcggtaaaagcagcatttagcacattaggctcaaaacatgtaataatcagataataaataaagccaaataataacaattattctaagctcgaattcttaaccctgaaccagtggttctgggtagaaaatccccagcagagtcgccagagctgtcacacctcctttttccgcgcccgcgggggcgcaaggggagttttttccaattaaaggacaatcgaagcgggatttgtttatttatttcagagtcgccacttgggagatttagggtgtcccaagtcaccaattttaatcccgaatcgaggaaatgaatgactctatattacagtctgcgtaccagaaatctagataaggaattctgttaacccgggagaaggtgttaggcattcccgagttccgtggttctagcacggtcgctcaactgttatatttggcttgattatctgattttaaatacaatatgaacttatgtgcaaattttatcttttaaccgctttattattattgtttttacaagaatgtgaacgtcgcttaaaacatgtctttggactgcgtcacatggaatgcgcccacaatccggaacatattttatttgacgttttgggatttggatttgggtcgcatgaaatgcgcacccaagtttaagaaagtaaattattaaacacgcgcctaaagagactatcgcgttattattttgcggaggccgtgaaattcgctaaacgaccctcctgaattctaagtaattttaaacaagtatttactgagggccccgcaatttgtatttttactcggcgaggctcatctcgttcttattttttaaagaatttgcaacgtcatggaaatgcatctcgggccacgccacaatcaatgcgcccgtgactagagacatatttcgactccgttgagatttggatttgggtcacataaatgtgcacccgagtttagggagataacattattaaaggcacgcctaaagcaactagcgcattgttattttttttttgtaaggccgtgaaatttgctaaacggcccgtcccagaatctaaATATTTTAATAAGGCTCCTATTAATCCCAACTTTGctagcgtattgttattgttattaaatcCAACTTCTATTACTAAAAATGAGAAATATGGCTTTAACGCCAGTAGTCATGATTTTTCATTCAGACGTCCACATACTTATTGCAACGAGAGTACATAATACACGTGAGTACATACATTCGCAACAATTCACTGGATGTCAAGTTGTTCCCTTAATAAACACGAACATATGCATAGAAGTAAACATTCTCGTAAAAACTTAAACCCACGATATATTCTCTCATTTACTTTAAACATATGCAGTAATTAATCATAAGATGAACATTTTTAACAAagaattgcattgttgacattcatcttAAACCATAATATGCGAATCGAACGcaatgaaacaaaggacgaagaacactaaccttcgaacctcgGCAAACCTAGAACGACAAATAGCGCCCCCGACGGAACTCAAACCGAATCTCActgaacaacgacggaacctcggacaaataCCTCGACGTGCCGGACCTCGACGGAAATAGAAAACTCGGACCCGCAAGTACTAACAATCCGCCATGTTCGCTGCTACTGACCTTTCTCGACCCAGCAGCTTGGTGCGAAAAGATGAAGCAGGAGGGGTCGAGGGACAGTGACGGGGTAGAAGAACACAGCAACAGCTGCCTACGTTCCGATGAGGGGGGGTGACGACGAGGGTGGCTGGATTTTTTTGCTCGGCAGGTGGTTTTGGGGTAGGGTTTGGTTAGGTTCAGGCGTTGGGGGGAACTGGTTGCGACGTGATGTTTGGACGCTGTGGGTGGTGGTTTCGGAGTACAGTGgcaacgggggggggggggggggaagctgGTGGTTGACAGACGTGGAGTGGTGGCGTTTCGAAGTTTGGACGCGAGAGGGTGGCGACGAAAGGTTGCTGGGCTTCGAACGTTGGGGGGTGCGACTGGAGGTGGAGAAATCTGTTTGTGGTGGTGTTAGGGTGGTGTTTGGGGCAGTGGTCGTGAGCAGTTGACGGAGTTGGAGGGGACGGGTGGTGTTGGGTGGTTTTTTGACGATGGTGGTAATGGAGGTTGCTAGTGGCGGACTGCTTGGAGGTTGACGACGAGTGAgtaggggttgtttggttcagACGGTGGTCGACGAGGGGAGTGCGATGGGCTGTTTGGGCAGTGACGTTTGGTGGTGATGTTGAGCTGGTTTTTGGACGTGAGGGCGACTGGTTTGGTGGTTTTGCTGGACGGGGAGTGTGACGAAGCTTGGTGGTCAGTGGTCGACGATGGCGGAGCTCGCAACGGCAACAATGGCGGATTCAAGGAGGAGGAAGGCGATGGTTTGTTGGAGGTGGGTCACGACGCGGGGAAGTGATGGTCGGAGCTTTTTTACAGTAGGTTCTTTtactttcttcttttgaagaagaaagagcaACAGtagttttttttccaattttttcaaaGTCCTCCCTTTGTCAAATgtgtttgtccgtgttttgtaatgttttgccaagaaaaatgagccccacgcgtggtggggttcaaggtttatgtccccacgcgtggtggggttccccatgtgtcctggacacggtttattatgggttaggtccgaaattaggcctaaaaccgggtagtttgaacccgaatattattcttttgcccggacccgagaaataggaaaacgttgcttaactagtcctatgtaagcaaaatagctactaaaataagactaattatttaaaacaaaactatattattttcttaatatttttcaagatttaaaataactacaaaatattaataaaactattttttttgtaattttcgttttttatataaagataaaatataaagtaatatttttgtatttttccaaaattaaaatgactatagaatattaataaaactatttttttgtaatttcgtttttttaataaagacaaaaatatgaagtaatatttttgcatttttcaaaattataatgactgcaaacattaatagaactatattttttgtaattttcgaatttatataaagtaccaaaataaagtacaatttttgtatttttcaagtttatgagaaatacataaactaaaatttatatatatattttgtgattttttttctttttgcaacgaaataaagtaaaatagttaaaatagctatactagacccaatttcacatattcacgctaaaaatgtgaaaattctcggggagggtcaaaaatcacgtgcttacaataggCTTCCAATTTGTTCATGAGTTGAGCGATTTGAAGGTCTTTGTCTTCAACATATTTCTTCAAGACCTCTATAGTTTGTTCCATCATGGCAAACTTTTCGTCCACATTAGTTGCGTCAGTCATCAAGGCATTGACTTTCGTTGAAACTAAAGAATCCACCAAATCCGCCAAGGTTTGAGGCTGTTTGAGAAAGTTCGCCAAACATCAAGAATGGGGTGTTGCCCCCAGAGATTGCGGTTGCAAACGTCATATGAGATCTGCTTTTCTTTGCCATCTCCAAGGAGGCGAAGTATTCTGATCCATCCAAGCCACTAGCCTTGAACTTGCTTCGAGTGATTGGGCCAACATGACTGAGCTCAGCGGATGCGGAAACAGTAGCATCTTTGCATGAAACATCACACTTGTGGAAGGCCATTGTAGCAGTAGATCTGAAGTTTGTAGTTTTCAACTTGCAAGAAGGAGAGATGAAGGGCAGAAttggtcccactgggcgtgccaaaaTTTATTTGCAATAAATTTTCGTAAGACGAAAAATAAactgcaacaaaaataatataaagaagaagagattttattgataaatatttgtgagtACAATTCTATGTATCCGTTGATTCTCCTCTCTAAAATTCTCCATGATTCGAGGGTTGGGAAGCGtctttctcgaatgtaggatgatgcggacctccttgtgatgtatttaatCGCCAAGAACGTCGAGCAACACTTTGTTGTTACGGGTTGATCTCCAGGAAGAACTCCGTTGATCACTCTTTTGTCGAAGAACTAAGTACTTAATGATTGATCTATCTGTTTGTGGATGCCTTCACCAATTGCGGAGTGTTCTTCTCCAACTCTGAATGTCCTCCGAGAGTTatgtaacccctctatttatagttgtaggggATGGACAGTCCAGCTACatatgaactcacttgcttgatTCTGATTGGCCCATGTCATTTTTGTCATTTGGCGACCTATGGTTGGTTCTTGCTTTTTGACTTGGATTTCCACGTCATTTAACGCGTGGCATCACCTTATTGGCCTGGAGTTTGACTGGATATGTCATGTTACTTGACACATGGTATAGTCTGGGCCTTAAGATGAAATGGACTTTGGgcctgaaaataataaaatggacaaaTTTAACTTGTAAAgcccaaattaattatttaaccccATTGAATTTAATCCGAATTTTGTATGGATTAgacccaataaattttatatgtctaCATTAACTTTTACATATGCAAAGACTcgaattgggggttcctcaagtttgggagaccaGGAATTCtgccaaaagtgatcatattcaagaagacATAAatatatggatatccatattatccgccggctaactcattttttatccgtattgaATATGGattgggtcggataatttattcatttttacATTTCCCGTTTTCGATCAACCCATCCAATCTGAACCGACCCGCTCGTTTGCCACTCCTAATCATGATCAAGAAAGAACAAGTCGTAAAAGGATTAAACAAATTAAaatcatttttcatgaaaaatgtttttaaattaaaagtataatttaaaaataatttttgagtATTGAaagtattattttattaaaattattagTTTAAGAatatttttctgaaaaatatatatattaaagattAATAATACTCTTAGCAAATTAGGGAGTGCTTAGGTGAAATCTTTAActaataaatattaatataaagcttaAGTATCGGAGCAAGTAATATGAAGTTTAGAGTTAGAATAACGTAAGAAATATGACTTTCGACTATAATTAAGAAAAGTATCATATGTTCCCTGTTATTCTTTTAACAACCAGACACCAGAAATTGACTTCCTCgcgaaaaataatattttcctcgAAAAGAACTTTTGTCATATCAAACACACTACTTGTGTAGCTCACCTGAAGAAATTTTCAGGATCAAAGCTAAGAAAATGGATCACAATTGAACAAACATAAAAGCTTCTCTAAAATaaggggaaaaaagaaagaaaaaaaaaacatagaaaTACAATGAAAGAAAAAAGGGCAGGCCGGTGCACTATGCTCCCGTTATGCGCGGGGTCCGAAGAAGGGCCGGACCGCAAGGGTCTATCGTACGTAGTcttatcctgcatttctgcaagaggctatttccaagGCTCGAACCCGTGAAAGCACTTTAGCATAGTTTCTCTGCTGATGTTTCTAAGATCAAAAACTGTTAATCTTTTGTTGTAACATCTTCAGCAACAAAGTTACAAGGACTTGAAATATATTGCTTTAGCCTGCCAATCTCAAGTGCTACATCCATCATTGTTGGCCTAGTTGAAGGATTATACTGTGTGCACATTAGGCCAAGTTCAATCAACTCGAACACAATATCGCGCCACATCTTGCTATCGGATGGAACTGTGTCACCTTGTGGATATCTTTGTAGTGTTTCGTCAATCATAGGCTCGAGTTTATGTGGATACTGACTCTTTACCCATTCGTGCAAGCTCGAACCTTGTTGAAAAAGAATATCCGTGGGACGTTTTCCTGTCACAATCTCAAGTAAAAGTACTCCAAAGCTATATACATCTCCTTTTGTTGAAGCCCTCTTTCCCATTCCATATTCTGCAATCAATGAAACAGTGAACAGAAACTTAGAACACAATATTAGTTATCATAATAAAGGGCTGAtcgatgcactaagctcccgctatgcgcggggtacAGGGAAGGGTtgaaccacaagggtctattgtgtGCAGCCTTACCCTGCAATTCTGCAAGAGtttgttttcacggctcgaacttgtgacctcctggtcacatggcaacaactttaacagttacgccaaggcttccCTTCTTAGTTACCATAGTATATGATTTTGTACATTAAACTAACCAGGAGCAATGTAACCAATTGATCCACAAAGTAAGCCATCTGTGGAGTTATAAGAAACTGATTCATCAATGTGATTGATATTTTCCTCAGCAGCTTTTACTAATCTTGAAATACCAAAATCTGTAACCAAAGCTGTCATGTTGTAATCAAGAAGAATGTTGCTCGGTTTTAGGTCACAGTGCACGACTTTAACAGGCGAATAATGGTGGAGATAGGCCACCCCTTCTGCTACATCACTGCAAATGCTAACCACTTGAGCCAAATCCAATTGATGTCTCAGTCCATCACTCGGATACAGATGGTTTTCTAAGCTTCCATTTGACATCAATGGAAAAACAAGAGCTTTGAAATCCGGCCTGCTACATGTTGTTATGATCCTAATCAAATTCCTGTGCCTAGTCCTTTTCAAGATTTGGCATTCCCTTTTAAAGCTCTCTCCAGCTGTTTTTGAGTCAATTACTTTGACAGCTATTCTCATGTTATTTCTTAACACTCCCTTGTAAACACGCCCATATCTACCCGCTCCTATTAGGCTCGAGCTACTAAAACCTCCTGTGGCTTCAATAAGCTGCATATGAGATATTCTTGGGTACTTTTGCTCTTTCTTCTCACCTTGTTCTGTATCTTCAGCTACTTTACCTGTCCATTGGCTTCTGAATTTGGATCTTAAGACCAAAGGGTAGCCAACAATGCAAAATATGGGAGTTATAAGCAATGAAAGGAGGATTGTGATTATGAAATGAAGACTTCTCTTTTTATGGCAGCTTTTCATTCCTTGTATTGAGCCACAAAGCTGGAAATTTCCCAAGAAAGAGGTGACGGTTAATGATGAAAATGTGCCACTATCTGTCACGTTCCCGGAGAAATGGTTGTAGGAAAAGTTGAGCTTTTGCAAAGTTGATGAAACCTGAAAACTTTGTGGTATCTCTCCATTGAATACGTTGAACGAAACGTCAAGTTCCTTAAGGTAAGGCAATCTTCCTATCGATGATGGAAGAGCGCCTTCTAAAGCATTACGCGATAGATTAAGGTATTCAAGAGCAATGCAGCTACCAAGTTGTGAAGGGACAGTAGCTGAGAGATTATTTGAAGACAAATCAATGGCCAACACCATGTCCATTTTGCTAAGTTCTAAGGGAATAGGACCATGTAAATGATTGTTGGACAAGTTAAGATAGATTTTCAAGCTGCTCAAACCAGCAACTTCACTTGGAATTTTGCCTGAGATTCTGTTGTGAGAAAGGTCAAGAATTTCTAAGTTAATGCATTGTCCTAGACTCGAGGGTATCGTTCCAGAGAGCTGATTGTTATGCAACAGAAGTCTTCTCAACTGCGAAAGATTGGAAAAGCCATCGGGGATCAATCCAGAGAGCTTGTTTTTCGACAAATCAAGAAGGCCTAAATGAGAAAGATTCCCAAAAGCAGAAGGAATGACACCCGAGAGTGAGTTATTCGACAGATAAAGCCTCTCGAGTTTTCCCATTTGACACAACTCAAGAGGAAT is drawn from Nicotiana tabacum cultivar K326 chromosome 9, ASM71507v2, whole genome shotgun sequence and contains these coding sequences:
- the LOC107822341 gene encoding putative leucine-rich repeat receptor-like serine/threonine-protein kinase At2g24130, producing the protein MGYSKFSKYNFFFLIMVFSLALGQKNDQILNDSASLLSFMAGIVSDPYHALESWNSSNIHLCNWTGVGCDQKTNRVVELDLSHHSLRGTISSALSGLSFLQILDLSGNLFEGKIPAELGYLLKLNQLSLSSNLLDGKIPIELGLLHKLKYLDLGSNNLSGEIPVPLFCNCSASLQYMDLSNNSLSGEIPMNNQCELKELKFLLLWSNNLVGEVPKSLSNSSKLEWLDIESNLLSGELPSDIVSKMPKLQFLYLSYNNFITHRNNTDLTPFFASLVNSSNLQELELAGNNLGGVLPPIIGNISKNLAQIHLDDNLIYGTIPIQISNLGNLTLLNLSSNHLNGTIPLELCQMGKLERLYLSNNSLSGVIPSAFGNLSHLGLLDLSKNKLSGLIPDGFSNLSQLRRLLLHNNQLSGTIPSSLGQCINLEILDLSHNRISGKIPSEVAGLSSLKIYLNLSNNHLHGPIPLELSKMDMVLAIDLSSNNLSATVPSQLGSCIALEYLNLSRNALEGALPSSIGRLPYLKELDVSFNVFNGEIPQSFQVSSTLQKLNFSYNHFSGNVTDSGTFSSLTVTSFLGNFQLCGSIQGMKSCHKKRSLHFIITILLSLLITPIFCIVGYPLVLRSKFRSQWTGKVAEDTEQGEKKEQKYPRISHMQLIEATGGFSSSSLIGAGRYGRVYKGVLRNNMRIAVKVIDSKTAGESFKRECQILKRTRHRNLIRIITTCSRPDFKALVFPLMSNGSLENHLYPSDGLRHQLDLAQVVSICSDVAEGVAYLHHYSPVKVVHCDLKPSNILLDYNMTALVTDFGISRLVKAAEENINHIDESVSYNSTDGLLCGSIGYIAPEYGMGKRASTKGDVYSFGVLLLEIVTGKRPTDILFQQGSSLHEWVKSQYPHKLEPMIDETLQRYPQGDTVPSDSKMWRDIVFELIELGLMCTQYNPSTRPTMMDVALEIGRLKQYISSPCNFVAEDVTTKD